GCGCCCCTCCTGTTCGTAGATGATGGTCTCGTAGGCCATGGCCACCTCCTTATCGGGCCAGCTTAGCGCCGACGTCGCAGCCCTTCAACCCTCCCCCAGGTGCAGCGCCTGCCAGGCCAGCGCCTTGGCGTCCCCTGTGCCCTTCAGGCTCACCAGGCGGACGCCACTGGCCCGCCCCTCCTCGGCTAGCGGCTCCGGCTCCAGGTCGACGCCCAGAGAGACGATGACACCGCCGCCCGCGCGCTCCATTTGGCGGCCGCCGTGGCGCCAGGCCAGGGCCAGGGCGACAGGGGTGAGGGGCCCCAGATCGGCGCAGAAGAAGAGGGCGTCCAGACCGCCCAGGGCCTTGGCCGCCTGGCGCACCATCACCCGCACGGCCATATCGTTGCTGGCGTCGATGGCCTGGGCCAGCACGGCCCCCTGCCCGAGGCGGCCCAGTCTACGGGCCAGACGTTGCACGGCGAAGGCAGCCTCGGCTTCGCTGCGGGCGGCCACGAGAAAGAGGCGGGCGCCGGCCTCGGCCAGGGCCTGGGCCAGGGCGCGGCCTACCTCTGTCTCGGCACCTAGGACGACGACGCGCCTGCCCTGCCAGCCCATGGGCCTCACCGCTCCTAGAGCGCATCGGTAGCTAGGAGGCGGGCGGCGGCCGTCACCCCCGCGCCGGGCTCGGTGCGGTAGCCCTGGCGGGCCAGCTCCTCCTCCAGGGCATGCAGAAGGGCCAGCACGTTCTGGGGTTGGCTGGAGTAGCCCATAAGGCCGATACGCCACACCTTGCCCTGCAAGGGCCCAAATCCGGCGCCGATCTCGATGTTATGGCGCTCCAAAAGGCCTTGGCGCAGTTGGGCCTCGTCGATGCCCTCAGGGACGCGGAC
The genomic region above belongs to Dehalococcoidia bacterium and contains:
- a CDS encoding SDR family NAD(P)-dependent oxidoreductase, producing the protein MGWQGRRVVVLGAETEVGRALAQALAEAGARLFLVAARSEAEAAFAVQRLARRLGRLGQGAVLAQAIDASNDMAVRVMVRQAAKALGGLDALFFCADLGPLTPVALALAWRHGGRQMERAGGGVIVSLGVDLEPEPLAEEGRASGVRLVSLKGTGDAKALAWQALHLGEG